One Hevea brasiliensis isolate MT/VB/25A 57/8 chromosome 5, ASM3005281v1, whole genome shotgun sequence genomic region harbors:
- the LOC131180107 gene encoding uncharacterized protein LOC131180107, giving the protein MHQEDWEWLVKNHFCTKKFKETSVRNSENRKNLTMLHRTGSKPYRQIIYDLGGKDGNPPDIGTIFFETHKKGANLVDSNVQEKYDQIRDVIQSNPSLSHMEVVEQCFETRHRDQVIGYGGGIKAKEVKKSHSNIGLQEENRLLKDRLCEVETRMKYLEDLLLSQYSNAPSRTSLSTDQST; this is encoded by the exons ATGCATCAAGAAGATTGGGAGTGGTTAGTTAAGAACCATTTTTGCACCAAAAAATTTAAG GAAACAAGTGTTCGAAACTCTGAAAATAGGAAAAATTTAACTATGCTTCATCGTACTGGTAGCAAACCTTACAGACAAATTATCTATGATTTG GGAGGCAAGGATGGCAATCCACCAGACATTGGAACTATATTCTTTGAAACTCATAAGAAGGGTGCAAATTTGGTTGACTCTAATGTTCAAGAGAAATAT GATCAAATACGTGATGTCATCCAATCCAACCCTTCTTTGTCTCATATGGAGGTTGTAGAACAATGTTTTGAAACACGACATCGTGATCAAGTTATTGGTTATGGGGGTGGAATAAAGGCAAAAGAAGTTAAGAAATCTCATTCCAACATTGGCCTTCAAGAGGAGAATCGATTGCTTAAGGATCGTTTGTGTGAAGTAGAAACTAGGATGAAATACCTGGAGGACTTATTATTGAGCCAATACTCTAATGCTCCATCTAGAACTTCTCTATCTACAGATCAATCTACTTGA